In one window of Bradyrhizobium sp. AZCC 1721 DNA:
- a CDS encoding extracellular solute-binding protein has translation MAQFSRRHVLGLGVGALSVLRLGPVRATEENGAEMHGISAFGDLKYPADFKNFDYVNVSAPKGGVFSTIPSTRSYNQSYHTFNSLNAYILKGEGAQGMDLTFSALMVRAGDEPDAMYGLVAKSVRISPDKLIYRFTLRPEAKFHDGSRITAHDVAWSINTLKAKGHPLIQVQMRDVKGAEALDDATVIVTFAEKRARDVPLFVAGLPIFSKRYYETRPFDESTLDTPLGSGPYKVGKFEVNRFIEYERVKDWWGANLPVCRGYYNYDVVRYEFYRDRDVAFEGFTGKNYLFREEFTARIWATRYDFPAIKDGRVKREQVPDERPSGAQGWFINTRRDKFKDPRVREALINAFDFEWTNKTIMYDAYARTHSPFQNSDMMAKGPPSPEELKLLEPFRGQVPDEVFAQPYVPPVSDGSGQDRTMLRKAQQLLNEAGFVIKDGKRMTPSGEVFRIEFLYDEPSLNPHHAPYIKNLGTLGIEASPRMVDAVQYRARVEDFDFDMTITRFSMSTTPGDAMRAFFSSHAAKTKGSYNLAGIENPAIDALIEKIIAADTRAELTVACHAFDRVFRAGRYWVPQWYNKTHRLAYWDIFDRPKNLPRYQIDASGSGERVIWWYDAAKAGKLEQAKQ, from the coding sequence ATGGCGCAATTCTCTCGCCGGCATGTACTCGGTCTCGGTGTCGGCGCGCTGAGCGTTCTGCGGCTTGGCCCCGTTCGCGCCACAGAGGAAAACGGCGCTGAGATGCACGGCATCTCGGCGTTCGGCGATCTGAAGTATCCGGCCGACTTCAAGAATTTCGACTATGTGAACGTCTCTGCCCCCAAGGGCGGCGTGTTCTCGACCATCCCCTCGACGCGCTCCTACAATCAGTCCTACCACACCTTCAATTCGCTCAACGCCTACATCCTCAAGGGCGAGGGCGCGCAGGGCATGGACCTGACCTTCTCAGCGCTGATGGTGCGGGCCGGCGACGAGCCGGATGCGATGTACGGGCTCGTCGCAAAGTCGGTGCGAATCTCGCCGGACAAGCTGATCTACCGCTTTACGCTGCGCCCCGAGGCCAAGTTTCACGACGGCTCGAGGATCACGGCGCATGACGTCGCCTGGTCCATCAACACGCTGAAGGCCAAGGGCCATCCGCTGATCCAGGTGCAGATGCGTGACGTCAAGGGGGCCGAGGCGCTCGACGATGCGACCGTGATCGTCACCTTCGCCGAGAAGCGCGCGCGCGATGTGCCGCTCTTCGTCGCGGGCCTGCCGATCTTCTCGAAGAGATATTATGAGACGCGGCCCTTCGATGAATCAACGCTGGACACGCCGCTGGGCTCGGGGCCCTATAAGGTCGGCAAGTTCGAGGTCAACCGTTTCATCGAGTACGAACGCGTCAAGGACTGGTGGGGGGCGAACCTCCCGGTCTGCCGCGGTTATTACAATTACGATGTGGTCCGCTACGAATTCTATCGCGACCGCGACGTCGCCTTCGAAGGCTTTACCGGCAAGAACTATCTGTTCCGCGAAGAGTTCACCGCGCGCATCTGGGCGACGCGCTACGACTTCCCCGCCATCAAGGACGGCCGCGTCAAGCGCGAGCAGGTACCGGACGAAAGGCCGTCCGGCGCGCAGGGCTGGTTCATCAATACCCGCCGCGACAAGTTCAAGGACCCCCGCGTGCGCGAGGCGCTGATCAACGCCTTCGATTTCGAGTGGACCAACAAGACCATTATGTACGACGCCTATGCGCGTACGCATTCGCCGTTCCAGAATTCAGACATGATGGCGAAGGGGCCGCCCTCACCGGAGGAGCTGAAGCTGCTCGAGCCATTCCGCGGCCAAGTGCCCGACGAAGTGTTCGCCCAGCCCTACGTGCCCCCGGTTTCGGATGGCTCGGGGCAGGATCGCACCATGCTGCGCAAGGCGCAGCAATTGCTCAACGAAGCCGGCTTCGTCATCAAGGACGGCAAGCGGATGACGCCGAGCGGCGAAGTGTTTCGCATCGAATTCCTGTACGATGAGCCTTCGCTGAATCCGCATCACGCGCCCTATATCAAGAATCTGGGAACGCTCGGCATCGAGGCGAGTCCGCGTATGGTCGATGCCGTGCAGTACCGCGCGAGGGTGGAAGATTTCGATTTCGACATGACTATCACGCGCTTCTCGATGTCGACGACGCCGGGCGACGCAATGCGTGCCTTCTTCTCCTCGCACGCTGCCAAAACCAAGGGCTCCTACAACCTGGCCGGTATAGAGAATCCCGCCATCGACGCGCTGATCGAAAAGATCATTGCGGCGGATACCCGCGCCGAGCTGACGGTTGCCTGTCATGCCTTCGACCGCGTTTTCCGCGCCGGCCGCTACTGGGTGCCGCAGTGGTACAACAAGACGCATCGGCTGGCCTATTGGGACATCTTCGACCGCCCGAAGAACCTGCCGCGTTATCAGATCGACGCATCGGGCTCCGGCGAGCGAGTTATCTGGTGGTATGACGCTGCCAAGGCCGGCAAACTTGAGCAGGCGAAGCAATAA